A window of the Yersinia rochesterensis genome harbors these coding sequences:
- the nuoN gene encoding NADH-quinone oxidoreductase subunit NuoN: protein MTITPQQLIAMLPLLIVGLTVVVVMLSIAWRRDHFINATLTVIGLNLALLSLYFVGQVGPMDVTPLMRVDGYAMFYTGLVIVASLATSTFAYPWLNGYPDNREEFYLLVLIATMGGILLASANHLASLFLGIELISLPLFGLIGYAYRQKRSLEASIKYMLLSAAASSFLLFGMALLYAESGSLSFAGLGKSLSDSMVHRPLILAGLGMMIVGLGFKLSLVPFQLWTPDVYQGAPAPVSTFLATASKIAIFAVVMRLFLYAPAADSEAVRLVLSLIAVASILFGNLMAISQTNIKRLLGYSSIAHLGYLLIALVAVQTHQLALETVGVYLAGYLFSSLGAFGVVSLMSSPYKGPDAESLFSYRGLFWHKPILSAVMTVMMLSLAGIPMTLGFIGKFFVVAMGVSANLWWLTGAVVLGSAIGLYYYLRVTVSLFLSAPETLVRDTPSNWALTAGGVVVLISAILVLFLGVYPQPLISLVQLAQPLM, encoded by the coding sequence ATGACAATAACTCCTCAACAACTGATCGCGATGCTACCGCTGTTGATCGTCGGATTGACGGTGGTGGTTGTGATGCTGTCCATTGCGTGGCGACGCGACCACTTTATCAACGCCACTCTGACGGTTATCGGGCTTAACCTGGCGCTGCTGTCACTGTATTTTGTCGGCCAGGTCGGGCCGATGGATGTCACGCCGCTGATGCGGGTTGATGGCTACGCGATGTTCTATACCGGGCTGGTGATTGTGGCCAGTCTGGCGACCAGCACCTTTGCTTATCCGTGGCTGAATGGCTATCCGGATAACCGCGAAGAGTTCTATCTGCTGGTGCTGATTGCGACTATGGGCGGCATTCTGCTGGCCAGTGCCAATCATCTGGCGTCACTGTTCCTTGGCATTGAACTGATTTCCTTGCCGCTGTTTGGTCTGATTGGTTATGCCTATCGCCAGAAGCGCTCATTGGAAGCCAGTATCAAATACATGCTGCTGTCTGCGGCGGCATCGTCATTCCTGCTGTTCGGCATGGCGCTGTTGTATGCGGAATCCGGTAGCTTGTCTTTCGCCGGTCTGGGCAAAAGTTTGAGTGACTCGATGGTCCACAGGCCGCTGATTCTGGCGGGCCTCGGGATGATGATTGTCGGTCTCGGCTTTAAGTTATCTTTGGTGCCGTTCCAACTGTGGACGCCGGATGTGTATCAGGGCGCACCTGCCCCGGTATCTACTTTCCTGGCGACCGCCAGTAAGATTGCCATCTTTGCCGTGGTGATGCGCTTGTTCCTGTATGCGCCAGCCGCTGACAGTGAAGCGGTGCGTTTGGTGCTCTCGCTGATTGCGGTGGCATCAATTCTGTTCGGTAACCTGATGGCGATCAGCCAGACTAACATCAAGCGTCTGCTGGGTTATTCTTCTATCGCCCACCTTGGCTACTTGCTGATTGCGTTGGTGGCGGTGCAAACCCATCAGCTGGCACTGGAAACTGTCGGCGTCTATCTGGCCGGTTACCTGTTCAGCAGCTTGGGGGCTTTCGGGGTGGTCAGCTTGATGTCCAGCCCATACAAAGGCCCGGATGCCGAGTCACTGTTCTCCTACCGCGGGCTGTTTTGGCACAAGCCCATTCTGTCTGCGGTGATGACGGTGATGATGTTGTCTCTGGCGGGTATCCCAATGACATTGGGCTTTATCGGTAAGTTCTTTGTGGTGGCAATGGGTGTGAGCGCCAATCTGTGGTGGCTGACCGGTGCTGTGGTATTGGGCAGCGCCATTGGCCTGTACTACTATCTGCGCGTGACTGTCAGTTTGTTCCTCAGTGCGCCGGAAACATTGGTCCGCGACACACCAAGCAACTGGGCATTGACTGCCGGTGGTGTGGTGGTACTGATTTCCGCGATTCTGGTGCTGTTCTTGGGTGTCTACCCGCAGCCGTTGATTTCGCTGGTGCAGTTAGCTCAACCGCTGATGTAA
- the nuoM gene encoding NADH-quinone oxidoreductase subunit M, whose protein sequence is MLLPWLILIPFIGGLLSWQCERFGTRVPRWIALLAMGLTLVLSLQLWVQGNYSLMNPAGIPQWQSEFTLPWIPRFGISFHLALDGLSLLMVVLTGLLGVLAILCSWREIQRNQGFFYLNLLWILGGVIGVFLAIDMFLFFFFWEMMLVPMYFLIALWGHKASDGKTRIAAATKFFIYTQASGLIMLIAILGLVFVHYKATGIWTFNYEDLLKTPMSHNVEWLLMLGFFIAFAVKMPVVPLHGWLPDAHSQAPTAGSVDLAGILLKTAAYGLLRFSLPLFPTASQEFAPIAMWLGVIGIFYGAWMAFCQTDIKRLIAYTSVSHMGFVLIAIYTGSQLAYQGAVIQMIAHGLSAAGMFIICGQLYERLHTRDMRQMGGLWSRIKYLPALSLFFAVATLGMPGTGNFVGEFMILFGSFQVVPVITVISTFGLVFASVYSLIMMQRAYYGAPKSEEALPGMSARELSIILLLVVLLVLLGVYPQPILDTSHAAMSNVQQWFNASTIPTTRP, encoded by the coding sequence ATGCTATTACCTTGGCTAATTCTTATCCCCTTTATCGGCGGCTTACTGTCTTGGCAGTGTGAACGCTTCGGTACCAGAGTACCGCGTTGGATAGCGCTACTCGCGATGGGGCTGACATTGGTGCTCTCCCTACAACTGTGGGTGCAGGGCAACTATTCACTGATGAACCCGGCGGGTATCCCGCAGTGGCAGTCAGAATTCACCTTGCCGTGGATCCCACGGTTCGGCATTTCATTCCATCTGGCTTTAGATGGGTTGTCTTTGCTGATGGTGGTGCTGACCGGCCTACTGGGCGTACTGGCTATCCTCTGTTCGTGGCGTGAAATTCAGCGCAACCAGGGTTTCTTCTACCTGAATCTGTTGTGGATTCTGGGTGGGGTTATCGGCGTGTTCCTCGCCATCGACATGTTCCTGTTCTTCTTCTTCTGGGAAATGATGTTGGTGCCGATGTACTTCCTGATTGCTTTGTGGGGTCACAAAGCATCAGACGGTAAAACGCGCATCGCGGCGGCCACCAAGTTCTTCATTTATACCCAGGCCAGCGGTCTTATCATGCTGATCGCCATTTTGGGGCTGGTGTTTGTACACTACAAGGCCACCGGTATCTGGACTTTCAACTATGAAGATTTGTTGAAAACCCCGATGTCCCACAATGTTGAATGGTTGCTGATGCTGGGCTTCTTTATCGCGTTTGCGGTGAAAATGCCGGTGGTACCATTGCACGGCTGGTTGCCAGATGCACACAGTCAGGCACCAACGGCGGGTTCTGTCGACCTGGCGGGGATTTTGCTGAAAACCGCGGCCTATGGTTTGCTGCGTTTCAGCTTGCCACTGTTCCCGACGGCCTCGCAAGAGTTTGCGCCAATCGCTATGTGGCTAGGGGTTATCGGCATCTTCTACGGTGCATGGATGGCCTTCTGCCAGACGGATATCAAGCGCCTGATTGCTTACACCAGCGTATCGCACATGGGTTTTGTGTTGATTGCCATCTACACCGGCAGCCAACTGGCTTACCAAGGTGCGGTTATCCAGATGATTGCCCACGGCTTGTCAGCCGCCGGTATGTTCATCATCTGCGGCCAGCTGTATGAGCGTTTGCACACCCGCGACATGCGCCAAATGGGCGGTTTGTGGAGCCGAATCAAATACTTGCCTGCGCTATCACTGTTCTTCGCGGTGGCAACATTGGGGATGCCGGGTACCGGTAACTTCGTCGGTGAGTTTATGATCCTATTCGGCAGCTTCCAGGTGGTTCCGGTGATTACCGTGATCTCTACTTTTGGGCTGGTTTTTGCTTCGGTTTACTCGCTTATCATGATGCAGCGTGCCTATTACGGCGCGCCGAAATCTGAAGAAGCGTTGCCGGGTATGAGTGCAAGGGAACTGTCTATCATCCTGCTGTTAGTGGTGCTGTTAGTATTGCTGGGGGTTTACCCGCAACCAATTCTCGACACCTCCCATGCTGCGATGAGTAATGTACAGCAGTGGTTCAATGCTTCAACCATTCCAACAACAAGGCCGTAA
- the nuoL gene encoding NADH-quinone oxidoreductase subunit L, whose amino-acid sequence MNLLYLTILLPLLGFLLLAFSRGRWSENTSATVGVGSIGLTALVTLYVAVDFLSQKATGVQVFNQTLWNWMSVGTFNIPLTLTLDGLSLTMLSVVTGVGFLIHMYASWYMRGEEGYSRFFAYTNLFIASMVVLVLADNLMLMYLGWEGVGLCSYLLIGFYYTNPANGAAAMKAFIVTRVGDVFLAIALFILYQELGTLNIRELMVLAPQKLEMGSTAITWATLMLLGGAVGKSAQLPLQTWLADAMAGPTPVSALIHAATMVTAGVYLIARTHGLFLMAPEVLHLVGIIGAVTLVLAGFAALVQTDIKRVLAYSTMSQIGYMFLALGVQAWDAAIFHLMTHAFFKALLFLSSGSVILACHHEQNIFKMGGLRKTIPLVYICFLVGGAALAALPIVTAGFYSKDEILWGALASGHINLMVAGLVGAFLTALYTFRMIFIVFHGEPKTKAHPVKGITHSLPLMVLLVLSTFVGALITPPLAGVLPELHFGEEGKMPLEIFSGVLVVIGIALAAFLYLGKRQLVNSIAQSALGRFFTVWWFHAWGFDWLYHNVFVRPYLWIAKLLQRDPLNSLMNTPAVLARWSNRGLTVSENGQVRWYVASIGLGAVVVLALLLFV is encoded by the coding sequence ATGAACCTATTATATTTAACAATTCTGCTGCCACTGCTGGGTTTCTTGCTGTTGGCATTCTCCCGTGGCCGTTGGTCTGAAAATACCTCTGCCACTGTCGGGGTGGGGTCGATTGGCCTGACTGCGTTAGTCACACTGTATGTTGCCGTGGATTTCCTCAGCCAAAAGGCCACCGGTGTACAGGTGTTTAATCAGACATTGTGGAACTGGATGTCGGTCGGCACTTTCAACATTCCGCTGACTCTGACACTGGACGGCCTGTCGCTGACCATGTTGTCGGTAGTCACTGGCGTGGGCTTCCTGATCCACATGTATGCCTCTTGGTATATGCGTGGGGAAGAGGGCTACTCCCGCTTCTTCGCCTACACCAACCTGTTTATCGCCAGTATGGTGGTTTTGGTGCTGGCGGATAACCTGATGCTGATGTATCTGGGTTGGGAAGGCGTGGGTCTGTGCAGTTACCTGCTGATCGGTTTCTACTACACCAATCCGGCTAATGGCGCGGCGGCGATGAAAGCCTTTATCGTGACCCGCGTGGGTGACGTGTTCCTGGCCATCGCGCTGTTCATCCTTTATCAAGAATTGGGCACGCTGAACATTCGTGAGCTGATGGTATTGGCACCGCAGAAACTGGAAATGGGCTCAACGGCCATTACTTGGGCGACGCTAATGCTACTCGGTGGTGCGGTCGGTAAGTCGGCGCAGTTGCCATTACAAACTTGGTTGGCCGATGCGATGGCTGGCCCGACCCCGGTTTCCGCGCTTATCCATGCGGCGACCATGGTCACCGCCGGTGTCTATCTGATTGCCCGTACTCACGGTTTGTTCCTGATGGCACCAGAAGTGCTTCATTTGGTGGGGATTATCGGGGCGGTCACCTTGGTGTTGGCCGGTTTTGCTGCTCTGGTGCAAACCGACATCAAGCGGGTGCTGGCGTATTCCACCATGAGCCAGATTGGCTACATGTTCTTGGCGCTTGGCGTTCAAGCGTGGGATGCGGCTATCTTCCACCTGATGACCCATGCATTCTTCAAAGCGTTACTGTTCCTCTCCTCAGGCTCAGTCATTCTGGCCTGTCACCACGAGCAAAATATCTTCAAAATGGGCGGTCTGCGTAAGACTATTCCATTGGTGTATATCTGCTTCCTGGTGGGCGGCGCGGCGCTGGCAGCATTGCCAATCGTCACCGCAGGCTTCTACAGTAAAGACGAAATTCTGTGGGGCGCATTGGCCAGTGGCCATATCAACCTGATGGTTGCGGGGCTGGTTGGGGCATTCCTCACCGCGCTGTATACTTTCCGGATGATTTTCATTGTGTTCCATGGCGAGCCAAAAACCAAAGCGCATCCGGTCAAAGGGATCACTCATAGCTTGCCGCTGATGGTGTTGCTGGTGCTGTCGACCTTTGTTGGCGCGCTGATAACCCCTCCACTCGCAGGTGTATTGCCAGAGCTTCACTTCGGTGAAGAGGGCAAAATGCCGCTGGAAATCTTCTCCGGCGTGCTGGTGGTGATTGGCATAGCATTGGCCGCGTTCCTGTATTTGGGCAAACGTCAGTTGGTCAACAGCATCGCGCAAAGTGCATTGGGCCGTTTCTTCACGGTCTGGTGGTTCCATGCGTGGGGCTTCGACTGGCTGTACCATAACGTGTTTGTCCGCCCGTATCTGTGGATTGCAAAACTGTTGCAACGTGATCCGCTGAACTCACTGATGAATACCCCGGCGGTGCTTGCGCGCTGGAGTAACCGTGGTTTGACCGTCAGTGAAAATGGACAGGTGCGTTGGTATGTCGCGTCTATAGGTTTGGGTGCAGTCGTTGTACTGGCTCTGTTGCTTTTCGTTTAA
- the nuoK gene encoding NADH-quinone oxidoreductase subunit NuoK: MIPLQHGLILAAILFVLGLTGLIIRRNLLFMLISLEVMINAAALAFVVAGSFWGQADGQVMYILAITLAAAEASIGLALLLQLYRRRHTLNIDTVSEMRG; encoded by the coding sequence ATGATCCCTCTACAACATGGCCTGATTTTGGCGGCCATCCTGTTTGTGCTGGGGCTGACGGGGTTGATTATTCGTCGCAACTTGCTGTTTATGCTGATAAGCCTTGAAGTGATGATCAACGCGGCGGCGCTCGCTTTTGTCGTGGCGGGCAGTTTTTGGGGGCAGGCTGACGGTCAGGTGATGTATATCCTGGCGATTACACTGGCGGCAGCCGAGGCCAGCATTGGTCTGGCACTGCTGTTACAGCTGTATCGTCGCCGTCATACTCTGAATATTGACACAGTCAGTGAGATGCGCGGATGA
- the nuoJ gene encoding NADH-quinone oxidoreductase subunit J, which translates to MEFAFYIAALVAVVATIRVITHTNPVHALLYLIISLLAISAVFFSLGAYFAGALEIIVYAGAIMVLFVFVVMMLNLGKVEQQERDWLKPSLWIGPGLLALVLLSVLIYAISSLTHQGITGEMVDAKAVGISLFGPYVLAVELASMLLLAGLVVAFHIGREHKPGEVLGASDSAKRKTEEQA; encoded by the coding sequence ATGGAATTTGCATTTTATATTGCAGCATTGGTGGCAGTGGTGGCGACTATTCGCGTTATCACTCACACCAACCCGGTACATGCGCTGCTGTACCTGATTATCTCTTTGCTGGCTATCTCGGCGGTATTTTTCTCGCTGGGCGCTTACTTTGCTGGTGCGTTGGAAATCATCGTTTACGCCGGTGCCATTATGGTGCTGTTCGTGTTCGTGGTGATGATGCTGAACCTGGGTAAGGTCGAGCAACAAGAGCGCGATTGGCTGAAACCGAGCTTGTGGATTGGCCCCGGTTTACTGGCCTTGGTGCTGTTGTCGGTACTGATTTATGCCATTAGCTCGTTAACTCATCAGGGTATCACTGGCGAAATGGTCGATGCCAAAGCAGTGGGTATCAGCTTGTTTGGCCCTTACGTGCTGGCGGTTGAATTGGCGTCAATGCTGTTGTTGGCCGGTCTGGTGGTTGCTTTCCATATCGGGCGTGAGCACAAGCCGGGTGAAGTGCTGGGCGCAAGTGACAGCGCGAAAAGAAAAACGGAGGAACAAGCATGA
- the nuoI gene encoding NADH-quinone oxidoreductase subunit NuoI, producing the protein MTLKELVVGFGTQVRSLWMIGLHAFHKRETQMYPEEPVYLPPRYRGRIVLTRDPDGEERCVACNLCAVACPVGCISLQKAEHKDGRWYPEFFRINFSRCIFCGLCEEACPTTAIQLTPDFEMGEFKRQDLVYEKEDLLISGPGKYPEYNFYRMSGMAIDGKPKGEAENEAKPIDVKGLMP; encoded by the coding sequence ATGACGTTGAAAGAGTTAGTGGTTGGTTTCGGCACCCAAGTGCGCAGCCTGTGGATGATTGGCCTTCATGCCTTCCACAAGCGCGAAACCCAAATGTATCCGGAAGAGCCGGTTTACCTGCCGCCGCGCTATCGTGGCCGCATTGTGCTGACGCGCGACCCCGACGGTGAAGAGCGCTGTGTTGCTTGTAACCTGTGTGCGGTTGCCTGCCCGGTTGGCTGTATCTCATTACAGAAAGCTGAGCACAAAGATGGTCGCTGGTATCCGGAGTTCTTCCGTATCAACTTCTCCCGCTGCATTTTCTGTGGATTGTGTGAAGAAGCTTGCCCGACTACCGCTATCCAGCTGACGCCGGATTTCGAAATGGGTGAGTTCAAACGCCAGGATCTGGTGTATGAGAAAGAAGACTTGTTGATCTCGGGACCGGGTAAATATCCGGAATATAATTTCTACCGGATGTCCGGTATGGCGATTGACGGCAAGCCGAAAGGCGAAGCCGAAAATGAAGCCAAACCGATCGACGTTAAAGGTCTGATGCCTTAG
- the nuoH gene encoding NADH-quinone oxidoreductase subunit NuoH: MSWFTPELIEILISVLKAVVILLVVVTCGAFMSFGERRLLGLFQNRYGPNRVGWGGSLQLVADMIKMFFKEDWVPRFSDRAIFTLAPVIAFTSLLLSFAIVPVSPTWAVADLNIGILFFLMMAGLAVYAVLFAGWASNNKYSLLGAMRASAQTLSYEVFLGLSLMGVVAQAGSFNMQDIVNSQEHVWNVIPQFFGFVTFAIAGVAVCHRHPFDQPEAEQELADGYHIEYSGMKFGLFFVGEYIGIVTVSALIVTLFFGGWQGPFLPPFIWFALKTAFFMVMFILIRASLPRPRYDQVMSFGWKVCLPLTLLNLLATAAVILYNAQ; encoded by the coding sequence ATGAGCTGGTTTACCCCTGAATTGATTGAGATTTTAATCTCTGTCCTGAAAGCGGTAGTGATTCTGCTGGTCGTGGTGACTTGCGGTGCATTTATGAGCTTCGGCGAGCGTCGCTTGCTGGGCTTGTTCCAGAACCGTTACGGACCAAACCGTGTCGGCTGGGGCGGGTCATTGCAGCTGGTTGCTGACATGATCAAAATGTTCTTCAAAGAAGACTGGGTGCCGCGCTTCTCCGACCGAGCTATTTTTACCTTAGCCCCGGTGATTGCTTTTACCTCGCTGCTGCTGTCTTTCGCCATCGTCCCGGTCAGCCCGACCTGGGCGGTTGCGGACCTTAATATCGGCATTTTGTTCTTCCTGATGATGGCGGGGCTGGCGGTCTACGCCGTGCTGTTCGCCGGCTGGGCCAGTAATAACAAATATTCTCTGTTAGGGGCGATGCGTGCTTCGGCACAAACCCTGAGCTACGAAGTGTTCCTCGGCTTGTCATTGATGGGCGTGGTCGCACAGGCTGGCTCATTTAACATGCAGGATATTGTTAACTCTCAGGAACACGTCTGGAATGTTATCCCGCAATTCTTTGGTTTTGTGACCTTTGCTATTGCGGGGGTGGCAGTTTGTCACCGTCATCCCTTTGACCAGCCAGAAGCTGAACAAGAACTGGCCGATGGTTACCACATTGAATATTCCGGTATGAAATTCGGTCTGTTCTTCGTCGGTGAATACATCGGTATCGTGACTGTCTCTGCACTGATAGTCACCTTGTTCTTCGGTGGTTGGCAAGGCCCGTTCTTGCCGCCATTTATCTGGTTTGCGCTGAAAACGGCTTTCTTCATGGTGATGTTCATTCTGATCCGTGCATCCTTGCCGCGCCCACGTTATGACCAAGTGATGTCATTCGGCTGGAAAGTTTGCCTGCCGTTGACCCTGCTGAATCTGCTGGCGACTGCCGCGGTCATTTTGTATAACGCTCAATAA